A stretch of DNA from Salvelinus fontinalis isolate EN_2023a chromosome 17, ASM2944872v1, whole genome shotgun sequence:
AATGAGAAAATCaatggggggggggcacattgacagatttttcacctagtcggctctgggAATTCGAACCAGGAACCTTttgtttactggcccaatgctcttaaccgctaggcttaaccgctaggctaagaGCATTGCCTTGATGAACGCTGCTTAAAGGATGTATAGCCCTAGGCCTATGTTGTAAGTGGGGTTATGGGCCAATTTGAATATATTCCTTTAAGTACACATGTGGAACtgcataaaaaaatgtaaatgaacaAATCAAACCATTTTGATCCCAATGTCACAGAAAGACATATATATGAGATCGATCGTATACCGTGGTTTTTGGGAATGCCCACAGTATGGTATTTCTGTACCGCTCAAACCTATTTATTTGATGTTTTTCAATAAATgttaatatttgtagctacttaagtaaatacctgcagccAACTTGTGCAATACATTAGGAGATAAAGCAGTTTGCGCTCTTTCACCGGCCACATTATTTAACATTATGAAGCGTACCGTAGTTCTCCAGAACAGTTAAGCCAGCAAATTTCTTGTGCCCATTTTATGAAGCAATTTTATCcaataatgtatttctgtataTTTTTGCTTTAGGACATTTATATAaacatttataaatacatttagttCAGCTGGAAAGTTGTAAGCTTTCAAAGTTTTGAATAGAAAAGGCCATTCAAGACTGTCTAAAGCCTTTTCTGCATCAACAGCCGTTATTGATATGTCTTGTTTTTTTGTGTATGGTATTAAACTGAAACATGTATTTGTTTGAGTGTCTATTTTTAGTAAACCCTGTATGTATCAAGTCTAATACTTTGACCATTCTATTGCTTATGAGCGTAGTTATTATTGTACTGTCACAGGGTGTCCTATTCACTTTTTCGTATGGATACCGATACCTAAGTTTTATATATGCAACAAGCTACTGTccatggctggctagctagctaacacgttttaaaccagtggtcaccaactgggtgatcgactggtcgatctccaagTCATTTCTTGTCGagcaccaaacatttctgtaaaaaacccaacgataaagccttACGTTTCTATTTTTGTCATTTGTTTCACGCTGTGGGTGGTAtttgcacttgattcagaagccccaGTGCCATGAAGGCAAAGtcttcccattttgaaccatttcatgtaaAATCAAGTGCACCTTTAGGCCTATCGCTGGCCAATCAGCTCAGATCACCATGTCTGCAGTTTGTTTGAGCCATAGACTCTAGAAAGAAGACTAGAGCATACAGCAAAGTTGAAAgtgagatttcaaaacttttaaaaccatgactagagcgAAGCAACAAATACAGTATGGTTTTGAGTGAGCTCATGTTTAAattgttattcagcactgtcaacactgtgcATTTTTAGGACTTATAAAAGTATTGAACATTCACTCTACTTCCACTCActctacaaccagcactgcagctgtaatgattGAGTAGCAAAGTGTTTCGGTAAGCTTGCGTTATTATTAACGGCTTGTGTCATTTAATATCGAGggatatttcactttctctggtcataggagtaacaacatgaattggtgtaTGATGCAGATATGAGGTTCGCCGTTAGCTGGAAGACGATGCCCCCTTTCCTCAGCGGGAGGGAGCGCGGCAGGATGGTGAGGCAGCCTTGCTGCtgtgctctctcccccctctgacCATCAGATGAAGGCCATCAGTCCAGTACAATTTTTAAATACTAATTATTATGCTCAGCTGTGCAAATGATCTGTTACCAGTTTGATTATGTACCTCAAATTcgttaatataatttaaaaatggTCTAAAAACAACATTGGAAGGTcaattcaagcatagccaatatacactgataatgtattgggcctgtACCCTACTGCCcaaacctgttttttttttttaataggtTCATGTTGCACAGGCTTATGTTTAAGTCATGTTTGAAAAATACATCTCAGCTTGCGATTTGACTCTGATCTTGACTCAAAAGTTTGGTGAGCACTGTTTTTAAATAATTGCTAGACTGCTTGTTAGACAGTTAATAGCCAGCATAGCGTTTAGCTCTAGCAAGGTAGTAGGCCAGCCAGCAAGCCAACCGTTGCGAACTTAGCTGTTACTTCTAACTAGCTTAGTAACTCAGTGTTGAAAATCTGTGTTCTGATCATCTCTTTTGCTCCTTCCAGCAGATTCACAATATGGTGGCAGTATTAGAAGTTATCACATACTTGGAGAAATTCCCTATCACCAAAGAAGCACTTGAGGTAAGACCCAAAGCTTTTTAAGTGCTTTAATTGTTGTCACAATTGTTGTGACAACGATTTTGGTATTCTTAAAAGGATCATTTGGGATTTTGGCAACTTAGCCCTTTTTATCTATTTTGCTAGTATTGGCTTGTGAACTAgctccaacttccttcatactggacacatagACATATAAATGggatccacaagttcatctgactctgggcctcattgccaaaatccaaaagtatccctttaacaagTTTTTATTTGAATTGCCAATTTAGGAAACCCGATTGGGGAAACTGATCAATGACGTGAGGAAGAAGACCAAGGATAAAGACCTTGCCAAGCGTGCCAAGAAGCTTTTGCGGGGCTGGCAGAAATTGATCGACCCAGGGCAAAATGAGACTCCATCGCGGGGGGCAGTAAGTGTCTCGGGCTCTGCCAATGGCAGTGCCCACCCCTGTCGGACTGACGTTCCACCCACTGACGTAACCCTGGCAGTTAAAGGTGGCCAAGAGGTCAAAACCAGAAATGACGTCCACAATACCTACTCGCCCAAAGCGGAGAAGTCAAGCAGCAGGAAGCGTAGAGGGGAGCAAAAGGACAGTGTGCACTTACCGGCCAAAACCTCCAAGATGTCCCCCAACGAGCAGATGCACAACTCCACTCTGCCGCCACCTCCCACAAATGGGATTGCAGGTAACCCTGAGGCTCCCCAAGACCTAGAGGCTACCCCTTCGCCGGACAGGGTCCGGGCAGAGCACATTGAGAATGAAAAACACAGTAGAATCCCTGTCAATGCTGTCAAACCTCACCCCAGCTCCCCAGGCCTCGCCAAACTACCTAGCACTTCCTCTTTACTCAAGACTGCTGTGTTGCAGCAGCAAGCAAGGCTGGACGAAGGAGGAGGGGGGCAATATCTGACCAAAAGCCTCCGCTGCCTCTCAAGTCCACGGACTATGAAGCAAGAGACTATGTCCAAGCACTCTTCAACATATTCCCCAAAAGGGACTATCCCAAGCCCAGCTCGGAGTCCTCGCTTGCCTTCGTCCCAGCCTTTAATGTCCCCAGCCCAAGTGTCTCATGTGAATGGGCCGCCACCCCCTGCACATAGGGCCTCACTGCACTGGCCTGGCTCCTCAGAGGCCACCACCAATCCCCCACAAAGCACTGCAACACTGGAACCTCTGCCTGTCTTCCTTCCCACCACCCATCCCTCCCCACAAAACTCTGAGAGCGCAGAACTCCACAgacccaccccctcctcctctgtagTGGTGGTCAAGGCTGAGGCAGAAGTCTCTGCCTTCAGCTCGGACTGCAAAAAGAGGAAGAAGTACAGGTCCAGGGACTACTCTGTCAACCTGCAGGGGCAGGACACGGAGGACAAAACAAAGCCTGTGCGGTTAAAAGAACGCAGGCTAACATTTGACCCTGTGACTGGACAGATCAAGTCCATGGTACATAAAGAACCCTGTCAGATGGAGGAACCCCCAATGCCACCTCCCCCTGAGCCCCAGCAGAGAACTGATCTCCATCCGCAGCAGCCTCCCGCTCCCACCCCCAGCCCCTTCCAACAGACTAACTGGAAAGAGCTGTCCCGAAACGAGATCATCCAGTCCTACCTAAACCTTCAGAGCAATGTGCTCACATCCTCGAGGGTCCAGGCCCCCGGCGCGCACTTTTTCATGTCAGAATACCTGAAACGGGAGGAAAGCGATCTCAGGGAGGCGAGGCGAGGAGTCCACGTCTTGCAGCTGGACAGCTCGGTAACGGACACACCTGGAGTGAGCCGGGAGGTGACCGACAAGGACCTCCACAGAGTACATACGGAGCACTGGCAAGGGGTAAATGGTTGTTATGACACCAAGGGCACTTGGTACGACTGGACGGAGTGTATATCGTTGGACCCACATGGGGACGAGAGCAAACTGAACATCCTGCCATATATTTGCCTAGACTGAGATGGGGGTGTTTGTCAAAGGGCTGTTTCAGTTCTGTTTTTCAAAAATAAAAAGTTGCAGGAAAGATGTGCCCGTTTGCAGAGTGCTGCTACTAACAATTAATTGCAAACTAGGGTTCTAGTGTAGGGTTTGCTGGAGTGTAGCTTTCCAGTTACGTGCTCAGAGGGTGTTGAAAGCGTTCATCTAGCACAGTTCAAGCCGAACGTGTCCAGCGAGTGGAATACTGACACCTATTTGGGAGTTACAAGAAGCTTTATGTGACATATACAAAAATAAATTATACAATTTCTTATCATGTATGCATCTATTTATTTGACCTTTTCAGTTTTTTTGGGAGTTTTATGGAAACGATGTACAAAACCTGTAGAGCTTTTCTGTTTGCATCACATACTGTTGACCTGTTCTGCAATGCAAAAGAGGCATAACATTGTTTTACACATTCTTTTGTTTTTGGTTGGCCGATACATGTTAGCGATCCAACATTCCATACTCCACCCATCATCTTCTCTCCTCAACACTCTGATGTACACATGCCATCATGTGTTTCTTCCCGGAGGAAGTTCAACAAAAATGTGCCTCCTTTTGTTCAATCAACAAAGTATTTTAAGAGTTCTTTGTTTTTCCATTTACTTATCCCCCAACAATCCTCACCCAGGCAGAAAATGTTGAAACAGAGGGTACTAATACAACTGTGAGGACAAGAAAATAAGTAATTGTTTGTATGCTGGAACTATACTTGTTAACATTCCTTTAGCTATCGTTTTGGCTTATGAAATTTAATCAGACTTTCAAAGTTGAACAGCCTTAATGAATATACAGAAATGAGACCTTTCTATTTAGTTTACAGAGGCAGGCATCTTCTGTAATTTCATCATTTACATTAAGGTATATGTAGATACAAACAAAACACCTGCAAGGTCCACATTTTTGACAGTCTCAATTTCCCTCCAATCTTTCAAGGGTTTGTATTGCAGGAATGTTCTACTCATTGAGAAGCGTGCGTGATGGTTAATGAACAAGTGTCGTTTCTTTTGCTATTTTGTTGAAAACTACAAACTTGGAGAGAGCGCCTTAACGTTTTCCATGTGACAATTCAGAGAagtagtttattttttatttttgttattcTCATCTTGCATTGCCACGGTTCTCCACATATGACATGACTTCAGATGGGGTAAGGTCAGACTGTGCGCCGCTACATTCATCCCTACCAATGTGCCTTTTTGATGTCAAATCTGGATTTGCTTTCGCATAACACTCCTGTCCTTGGAACTAGGTTTGTGTGTGGCAATTCCATGTCCGATGATGCTGGATTATGCACCATCTTTTTTTTCTAAGCAATGGTCCTTAGTGAACACTGATCCAGAATGGGTAAATTGCAGAGGCATCACTCAAACACAGCTCGCAATAAAGAAATGCTAAAGATTGATTGTGGATCTGGTCAGTTTGACTGGGACATCTTTATTTGTTCAGTGTTTAACATCTCATTTGTTTGAAAAATAAAGTGATCTAAACCCTACGCACAGTTTTCTCATTTGCGATAAGACTTCATTCTTACGCAATATAAACCCAGATGTTTTTTGTATTGTATTCATGATGGGGTTATTAACAGGTCAATGTTGGCTTTAATATTGTACATACAATGATgtatgtctacagtatatagGTGCATTACTCCTTTGGTTTCCATTGTGTGTTCTCAGTGAATCCTCATGGGGGAGCACTTGGTCCAAAATGCAGTATATCTGCAGTTCAAATGCAGTACACTAattattctgcaattactgtgTCCAAAATACCTCAGTCAACTGCAGTTTCAAAATggcaatctttttttgtaagaaTTGCTTTGTATCTTTGAATTGCAAAGGGGTGTCTTTCACTTCCTTGAGTGGTTCTCTCTTCATTGTTATGACAAACCGCAACAACTATGAACACACTTTTTCCCTCCTGATAAGATAACCAAGTCTACATGCATTTCAGATCATCTCAGTGCGGAACCCTTCCCATCAACACATGACTAAGCTGCTCAGTGCACTTTTACCTCACCTGGGGCATCATTTATGAATGTTGCGTATGTACAAAATATACCCAAAAACGTGCGCCAGTTTTCCTACGAAAGTTGGCATTTATAAAAACAACTTggtgggagaatctcaattgcatactcctttaATCCTCTCCTCAAGACCCATTGGTGGAGAATGTCAGAGGGGCGGAACCTCAGGCTTTCTCATCCAAAGAGTTTTGTTGAGGCAAGGATAGGAtgtgaggagtatgcaattgagattcctCCTTAACTCAGTGTTTCCAAAACTTGGTCGtcaggaccccaaggggtgcacattttgggttttgccctagcactactcAGCTTGATGAtcacgtgcaccccttggggtacCGAGTTTGGAAAGTTCTGCCTTAACTCAATGCAAACTTTGGACCATGTGTGTGCACATTTGAAGGATTGGGCGTGAAATTGTAAGATATTAGTTGTtagacattactgcactgttggagctagcaaCACAATAATTTcactaacatctgctaaacatgtgtatgtgaccaatacagtttgatttggtttgatttgatttaaaacccATAGCTGAATGGCTTCAGACTGAGCATTTCTAACTGGAAATTGCTGCTGACTTTGAACATAGCTTAGGGTTAGGGTATTTAATTATTGTCAGACTTTCCTATGTCACTATTCCTAACCGCTTATAAATAAACAATTTTAAAGGTGATATAACTTGTTTAATTATTATAGGGCTGTGAAACTCATAGCCGAACGACTTCAGACTGAGCATTTCTCACCATTTATTTATGGAGAGCAATTTCCGTTTTATAACCGGTAATGTGAAGTGAAGCCTTGTATTAAATGTATTATAAATAAAATTGCGTAATGTAGGCTCAACAAAATATGAAATGCGTTATGAAGAAAattgtgtaggcctactgttgcAAAAATGTGTGACTTTCCACACAAATTAAGCCACACAAAAATGAATGAAATCTACTGAAATACttttttgtaaattatttttAAAAATTACCCCCCAGTTTCacgatatccaattggtagttacggtcttgtcccatcgctgcaactcctgtatggAGAGGTGacggttgagagccatgcgtcctcagaagcatgaccctgccaagccgcactgcttcttgacaaacTGCTCTCTTAACCCCAAAGTCAGCAGCACCAATGTGatggaggaaacactgtccaactggcaacgtgtcagcgtgcatgcacccgGCCTGCACGGGAATCGCtacagcgcgatgggacaaggacatctcggccggccaaaacctcccctaacctggatgacgctgggccagttgtgcgccggctcatgggtctcccggtcacagccggctgtgacacagcccaggatcgaacccggatctttagtcaatcaaatatatttataaagccctttttacatcagcagatgtcacaaagtgctatacagaaactcagcctacaACCCAAATAGCAacccaaatagcaagcaatgcagatgtagaatcacggtgtctaggaaaaactccctagaaaggcaggaacccaggaagaaactgggttgccagtcctcttctggctgtgccgggtggagattataagagtacatggccatttaaggccagattgttcaaGATAtgtaaatgttcatagatgaccagcagggtcaaataatagaaaagtctatatacagtgtgtgcaaatgaggtaagataagggaggtaaggcaataaataggccatagtggtgaaataattacaatttagcaattaaacactggagtgaaagaTGTGCAGACGATGAAtgtgtaagtagagatactggggtgcaaaggagggaaaaaaacaacagtatggggatgaggtagttggatggccGATATACAgacgggctatgtacaggtgcagtgatctgtgagctgctctgagtgctggtgcttaaagctagtgagggagatatgagtctccaacgatttttgcaattcgttccagtcattagcagcagaaaactggaaggaaaggaggccaaagtaggaattggctttgggggtgacccgagagatatacctgctggagcgcatgctaaacggatggcactgtggcagactgcatccaatttgctgagtagagtgttggaggctattttgcaaatgacatcgccgaagtctagGATCAgtgggtaggatagtcagttttacgacggtgtgtttggcagcatgagtgaaggatgctttgttgcgaaataggaagctgattctagatttaattttggattggagatgcttaatgtgagtctggaaggagagtttacaatctaaccagacacctaggtatttgtagttgttcacatattctaggtcagaaccgtccagagtagtgatgctggacgggaggtcaggtgcgggcagcgatcgtttgaaaagcatgcatttagttttacttgcatttaagagcagttggaggccacagaaggagagttgtatggcattgaagctcgtctggaggttagttaacacagtgtccaaagaagggccagaagtatacagaatggtgttgtctgcgtagaggtggatcagaaaatcaccaacagcaagagcgacatcattgatgtatacagagaaaaaagccatcctgagaattgaaccctgtgacaccCCATAGAGACTagcagaggtccagacaacaggtcCTCCGTTTTGACACACTtggaactctgtctgagaagtagttggtgaaccaggtgagacagtcatttgagaaaccaaggctgttgagtctgccgataagaatgtggtgttTGACAGTCGATGTGGTGTttcagtcgaaagccttggccaggtcgatgataTCGTttcggaccttgagcgtggctgaggtgcacccgtgaccagctcggaaaccagattgcatagcggagaaggtacggtgggattcaaaatagtcagtgatctgtttgttaacttggctttcgaagaccttagaaaggcagggtaggatagatataggtctgtaacagtttgggtctagtctCTCCCCCTTTGaatagggggatgaccgcggcagctttccaatctttgtggatctcagacgatacgaaagagagggtgaacagactagtaataggggttgcaacaattgcggcggttaattttagaaagagagggtccagattgtctagcccggctgatttgtcggggtccagattttgccgctTTTTCAGAACAttggctatctggatttgggtgaaggagaaatgggggaggcttgggcaagttgctgtgggtggTGCAGGggtgttgaccggggtaggggtagccaggtggccagccgtaga
This window harbors:
- the LOC129814318 gene encoding mediator of RNA polymerase II transcription subunit 26-like isoform X1, yielding MTTASATPQQMRDRLLQAIDSHSNQIHNMVAVLEVITYLEKFPITKEALEETRLGKLINDVRKKTKDKDLAKRAKKLLRGWQKLIDPGQNETPSRGAVSVSGSANGSAHPCRTDVPPTDVTLAVKGGQEVKTRNDVHNTYSPKAEKSSSRKRRGEQKDSVHLPAKTSKMSPNEQMHNSTLPPPPTNGIAGNPEAPQDLEATPSPDRVRAEHIENEKHSRIPVNAVKPHPSSPGLAKLPSTSSLLKTAVLQQQARLDEGGGGQYLTKSLRCLSSPRTMKQETMSKHSSTYSPKGTIPSPARSPRLPSSQPLMSPAQVSHVNGPPPPAHRASLHWPGSSEATTNPPQSTATLEPLPVFLPTTHPSPQNSESAELHRPTPSSSVVVVKAEAEVSAFSSDCKKRKKYRSRDYSVNLQGQDTEDKTKPVRLKERRLTFDPVTGQIKSMVHKEPCQMEEPPMPPPPEPQQRTDLHPQQPPAPTPSPFQQTNWKELSRNEIIQSYLNLQSNVLTSSRVQAPGAHFFMSEYLKREESDLREARRGVHVLQLDSSVTDTPGVSREVTDKDLHRVHTEHWQGVNGCYDTKGTWYDWTECISLDPHGDESKLNILPYICLD
- the LOC129814318 gene encoding mediator of RNA polymerase II transcription subunit 26-like isoform X2 produces the protein MTTASATPQQMRDRLLQAIDSHSNIHNMVAVLEVITYLEKFPITKEALEETRLGKLINDVRKKTKDKDLAKRAKKLLRGWQKLIDPGQNETPSRGAVSVSGSANGSAHPCRTDVPPTDVTLAVKGGQEVKTRNDVHNTYSPKAEKSSSRKRRGEQKDSVHLPAKTSKMSPNEQMHNSTLPPPPTNGIAGNPEAPQDLEATPSPDRVRAEHIENEKHSRIPVNAVKPHPSSPGLAKLPSTSSLLKTAVLQQQARLDEGGGGQYLTKSLRCLSSPRTMKQETMSKHSSTYSPKGTIPSPARSPRLPSSQPLMSPAQVSHVNGPPPPAHRASLHWPGSSEATTNPPQSTATLEPLPVFLPTTHPSPQNSESAELHRPTPSSSVVVVKAEAEVSAFSSDCKKRKKYRSRDYSVNLQGQDTEDKTKPVRLKERRLTFDPVTGQIKSMVHKEPCQMEEPPMPPPPEPQQRTDLHPQQPPAPTPSPFQQTNWKELSRNEIIQSYLNLQSNVLTSSRVQAPGAHFFMSEYLKREESDLREARRGVHVLQLDSSVTDTPGVSREVTDKDLHRVHTEHWQGVNGCYDTKGTWYDWTECISLDPHGDESKLNILPYICLD